Genomic DNA from Coregonus clupeaformis isolate EN_2021a chromosome 9, ASM2061545v1, whole genome shotgun sequence:
CTCTTTTCCATTTTTGTTTGACATTTGGAAAAGTTAAAGTGGCTATTGAAGTAGGCCCTAGCTTAGTCTGTGGTGTTTTCATTGAGTTCCTCCCTCTAATGAGTCCTTCCCTATAGAGGTATGCTGCAATTCCATGGTGGTAACTGTGTAATTACATGTCTGGAGTCTCCTCTCCATGCTCAGGCTGAGTATAAATAGAGCTTTAATACAGCTGTGCAGCTCTGGCACACTGAAACATGGCCAGACCTAATCAGCTCACACAGCATACAGTATGTGACATAGAAGTCATTATATGTTATTACAGCAATAATGAAAACGGTAATACATTAATAAACCAATGACACAGTTGCCAGATGGTTTTACCCACAAAATGTGAAATTGGATTGGTTAGAGTGAGGCCCCCCCCCCgcttttgctctcagaacagcctcaattcgtcgaggcatggactctacaaggtgtcgaaagctttccacagggatgctggcccatgttgactccaatgcttcccacagttgtcaagttggctggatgtcctttgggtggtggaccattttttatacacatgggaaactgttacGCGTGAAAAACggagcagcgttgcagttcttaacacaaactggtgcacctagcacctactaccatatcactttcaaaggcacttaaatcttttgtcttgcccattcactctctgaacagcacacatacacaatccatgtctcagttgcctcaaggcttaaaaaaccttctttaatctgtctcctccccttcatctacactgatttgaagtgaatttaacaagtgacatcaataagggatcatagctttcacctggtcagtctgtcatggaaagagcaggtgttcttcatgttttgtacactcaatttGTTTCATAAATGTAGGCTACGTATGTAGTGTTCTCCAATGTGTGGTTTCAGTTTCTATTCCTCTCGTTGCCAGGGTGATGAGGGCAGCAGAAGAGACCACCTCCAGTAACGTGTTTCCCTTCAAAATCGTCCACTTCAGTAAGAAGCACCGTACCTGGTACTTCTCAGCAGCCAGTGAGGATGAGAGAAGGGTGAGGGGCGATACGTACAGATTAATAACCTCTCACATTCCTGGTAACACTACATagataatggtgtgtgtgtgtgtgtgtgaccagtcaaaaatgtggacacacctactcattcaagagtttttctttattttttactatgttctacattgtagaataatagtgaagacatcaaaactatgaaataaaacatatggaatcatgtagtaaccataaaagtgttaaacaaatcaaaatatatttgggatttttcaaagtagccacccattgccttgatgacagctttgcacactcttggcattctctcaaccagcttaacctggaatgcttttccaacagtcttgaaggagttcccacatatatgctgagcacttgttggctgcttttccttcactctgcggtccaactcatcccaaaccatctcaattgggttgaggttgggtgattgtggaggccaggtcatctgatgcagcactgcatcactctccttcttggtcaaatagcccttgcacagcctggaggtgtgttgggtgattgtcctgttgaaaaacaaattatagtcccactaagtgcaaacccgatgggatggcgtatcgctgcagaatgctgtggtagccattctggttaagtgtgccttcaattctaaataaatcactgacagtgtcaccagcaaggcacccccacaccatcacacctcctcctccatgcttcacggtgggaaccacacatgcagagataatccgttcacctattctgcatctcacaaagacacggcggttggaaccaaaaatcgtaaatctggactcatcagaccaaaggacagatttccaccggtctaatatccattgctcgtgtttcttggcccaagcaaggctcttcttattattggtgtcctttagtagtggtttctttgcagcaattcgaccatgaaggcctgattcatgcagtctcctctgaacaattgatgttgagatgtgtctgttacttgaactctgtgaagcatttatttgggctgcaatttctgaggctggtaactctaatgaacttatcctctgcagcagaggtaactctgggtcttcctttcctgtagcggtcctcatgagagccagtttcatcatagcgcttgatgatttttgtgactgcacttcaagaagctctacaagttcttgacattttccgtattgactgaccttcatgtcttaaagtaatgatggactgtggtttctctttgcttatttgagctgttcttgccataatatggacctggtcttttaccaaatagagctatcttctgtataccaaccctaccttgtcacaacacaactgaaagCAATTCCACgtattaacttttaacaaggcacacctgttaattgaaatgcattccaggtgactacctcatgaagctggttgagagaatgccaagagtgtgcaaagctgtcatcaaggcaaagggtggctactttgaataatctaaaatctaaaatatattttgatttgtttaacacttttttggttactacatgattccatatgtgttctttcatagttttgatgtcttcactattattctacaatgtagaaaatagtaaaaataaagaaaaaccctggaatgagtaggtgtgtccaaactttggactggtactggtatgtgtgtgtgtgtgtgtatatatatatatatatatatatatatatatatatatatatatatatatacactacatgaccaaaagtatgtggacagctgctcgtcgaacatctcattccaaaacaataggcattaatatggagttggtccccccttcaatggggttgaggtcagggctctgtgcaggcacctcattttgtgcacgggggcattgtcatgctgaaacaggaaagggccttccccaaactgttgccataaagttggaagcacataatcgtttagaatgtcattgaatgctgtagcgtaaagatttcccttcgctggaactaaggggcctagcccaaaccatgacaaacagccccagaccattattcctcctccaccaaactttatagttggcactatgcattcgggcaggtagcgttctcctggtatccgctaaaaccagattagtccgtcggactgccagatggtgaagcgtgcttcatcactccagagaacgcgtttccactgctccagagtccaatgacggtgaccactccagtcgacgcttggcattgcgcatggggatGTTAGGCTTATGTGCgtctgcttggccatggaaacccatttcattaagctcccgacgaacagttattgtgctgacgttgcttccagaggcagtttggaactcggtagtgactgttgcaaccgaggacagattatttttacacgctacacgcttcagcactcagcggtcccattctgtgagcttgtgtggcctaccactttgcggttgagccgttgttgctcctagacgtttccacttcacaataacagcacttacagttgaccggggcagctctagcagggcagaaatgagacgtactgacttgttggaaaggtggatggtgccacattgaaagtcactgagctcttcagtaaggccattctactgccaatgtttgtctatggagattgcatggctgtgttctcgattttatatacctgtcagcaacgggtgtggctgaaatagctgaatccactaatttgaagggttgtccacatacttttgtatatacagtgtatatatatacatagggaaatgtatgcactcactacttactgtaaggcgctctggataagagcatctgccaaatgactaaaatgtaaatgtttatgatTATTTTTGTCTACTAACAGAAATGGATGCGAAATCTGCGGAAAGAAATTGATCACTACAATGACAGAAGGGATTCACATGTTTCAAGGTAAGTCAACACAACCATTCCTTCACACAATCATATCATCTGTGGTGACTTCCTTTTTCTGATAAATGGTAGACTGTTTGGCTGCATGCTCTGATTGACTTTCTGAGCCTGCAGTTTTTATCTCCTAGATGAATATACAGTGTAAGCTCTTGCTGTGTTATAACAAGTATGAATGGGAGTCAGTGTATACATGATCAGTGAATTAATTAAATACAAGGTGATTCATGTAGTCCTCTCTTTGTCCTTAGTAGCCAATAACAATACTCTGTTGCCATAGTGACTCCGAATCTGATGCAGACAGCTTCTATGGATCGATCGAGTGCCCCATGGACATAACCCATGCCCCAGATGACCCAGAAGGCAGTAAGACATAATCACTTCTGAAGCAATGCGTCTCAGTTTCACAACACTTGTTTCATACAATTAACTCTGTGCACTAACAATTATGTCATTTCTAGATTACATGTTAGAGGATGAAGAAGACGATGAGGATGACTATGAAAAACCAGACAGCCCAGCAACATCTACTGGTAGGCCTACAGAATAGTAAATATCTTTGAGTTTGATGCTGTATTTGATGTGGCTGGTGCTATAACTGTGATAAACTGCCCTTGATGGGATTGGCATGTCATCACAATTCAAACTAATGGCCCCATCTTTTATGGCTAAATGATAACTATGCTGAAATCATTTTGTATCCTAACTTTTTGTCAGtgatttactgtattacaaatgCACATTTTCCAGTTTTTTTTCTGTCACTGAATACCGTATTATGCTGCTATTGAAGGAAGGCCAACCGTCCCACCACCATCCTACCCACCTCCCCCAGTCCCATGCCAGTTCAGAATGGAATCCATGTCAGGATTCTGCAAAGGTCTCCCCCCTCCCGTGCCTGCCCCCAACAGGAGCACCACCAGCCCCCTTCCAAAGAAACCGCCAGCGCCCTTACCTCCACCCAAGCTCGGAGAGGTCAGCCACAACCAACATGGACACAAGGACATCCCAAACAAGGGCCCCCCTCGTCCTCCTCCCACCCACCTCAAGCCTAGCTCAGAGAGGAGTGCATGGAGTCCTAAGAGCCCGATACACCCTCCCCCTCCCATGGCCAGCCTAAAGATGCAAGCGATGATGGGGCAGATTTCTATCTCCACCATACCTGGGGGGAAACACAAAGACAGGATGCCCCCTGTTCCAGTGACCCTGCAGTCTCCCGCCACCCTGTCCATCTGCAGCGACCTGGAAAGGAAGATGGTGCTGCATTCCAGCCCTAGTCCACCTGGTTGCCGTGGCAACAACCCCAGTCACATTCCGAGCATGCCCAACCACTGCCTCAGCTCTAGACCAGCTCCAGATCTCCCACCACAGGCCTTGCCAGCACTGAACCACACCAAGCCTGGACTGTACAAACCACCCCTGGTACCCAAACTTCCATGTCCTGCGGTCAAGCCTAAACTACCCAGAGGGTCAGCACAGTAAGTGTCTCCTTTCAATTTCCTACAGATACAGGTAATCCCTGTTTCCTTTCAGGGAAACTCTATGAAAACTCTATGAATTATTCATAGAGTTTTCAGGAAAACTCTATGAATTATAATTTGATTTCAAGATTGTTATATTGTAATCTTTTACAACGCACAAATACAGCACAGTTTAAAACACCCATTTCTTCTCAGAAGATCTTCTCCAGATGGACAAAGCTTCCGGACCACAGTGGACGAGGTGCCTGCCTCTTTCAGAAAGAGCAGGGATCCATCCAAGGACACTGATGATGACTCTGATGAAGACTATGAGAATGTAAGCAGTCTCTATATTCTCATTTCCAtttttgccatttagcagacgctcttatccagagcgacttacaggagcaattagggtcaagtgccttgctcaatggcacagacagaattttcacctagtcgactcagggattcaaaccagtgacctttcggttactggcccaatgctcttaactgctaggctacctgccacccgttCTCCATCGACTATAACTCTACTTTACACAGGCTATGAGAAAAACACCTGCGTTATGTGTTATGGTTTTGTTGTCATGTTTACTCAATTCCATAGTCTCATTGAACAAAATCATGTTCAGTGTACTATAGCTTAGTCTCATTGACCAGTGTACTATAGATTAGTCTCATTGACCAGTGTACTATAGATTAGTCTCATTGATCAGTGTAACATAGATTAGTCTCATTGACCAGTGTACTATAGATTAGTCTCATTGACCAGTGTACTATAGATTAGTCTCATTGACCAGTGTACTATAGATTAGTCTCATTGACCAGTGTACTATAGATTAGTCTCATTGACCAGTGTACTATAGATTAGTCTCATTGACCAGTGTACTATAGATTAGTCTCATTGACCAGTGTACTATAGATTAGTCTCATTGACCAGTGTACTATAGATTAGTCTCATTGATCAGTGTACTATAGATTAGTCTCATTGACCAGTGTACTATAGATTAGTCTCATTGACCAGTGTACTATAGATTAGTCTCATTGATCAGTGTACTATAGATTAGTCTCATTGATCAGTGTACTATAGATTAGTCTCATTGACCAGTGTACTATAGATTAGTCTCATTGACCAGTGTACTATAGATTAGTCTCATTGACCAGTGTACTATAGATTAGTCTCATTGATCAGTGTAACATAGATTAGTCTCATTGATCAGTGTACCATAGATTAGTCTCATTGATCAGTGTACCATAGATTAGTCTCATTGATCAGTGTACTATAGATTAGTCTCATTGACCAGTGTACTGTAGATTAGTCTCATTGACCAGTGTACTGTAGATTAGTCTCATTGACCAGTGTACTATAGATTAGTCTCATTGATCAGTGTAACATAGATTAGTCTCATTGATCAGTGTACTATAGCTTAGTCTCATTGATCAGTGTACCATAGATTAGTCTCATTGACCAGTGTACTATAGATTAGTCTCATTGACCAGTGTACTATAGATTAGTCTCATTGACCAGTGTACTATAGATTAGTCTCATTGACCAGTGTACTATAGATTAGTCTCATTGACCAGTGTACCATAGATTAGTCTCATTGATCAGTGTACCATAGATTAGTCTCATTGACCAGTGTACTGTAGATTAGTCTCATTGACCAGTGTACTATAGATTAGTCTCATTGACCAGTGTACTATAGATTAGTCTCATTGATCAGTGTAACATAGATTAGTCTCATTGATCAGTGTACCATAGATTAGTCTCATTGATCAGTGTACTATAGATTAGTCTCATTGACCAGTGTACTGTAGATTAGTCTCATTGATCAGTGTACCATAGATTAGTCTCATTGATCTTTGTAACATAGATTAGTCTCATTGACCAGTGTATTATAGATTAGTCTCATTGACCAGTGTACTATAGATTAGTCTCATTGACCAGTGTACTATAGATTAGTCTCATTGACCAGTGTACTGTAGATTAGTCTCATTGATCAGTGTACTATAGATTAGTCTTGGCCTGCTTGATGCAAATCTAACCTTCTAATGTGTCTTGTTGTTTTCTTTTCGCACGTTGTTTCTGACCTCAGATGCAATTACCAGATTCTGTGTTCATGGACACAACAGAAACAACCAATATTGAAAAGTAAGACATACTTAATTATTTCTGTACTGAACATTTGTTGAACCCCCCCTTGTTCATTTTTGTGAAATGGTTTTAAGTGCCCACTAGTGTTTGATCAGGGTGTGTTCGACCACTTCCTGATAATCAAGTCTCTGTTTTCTCttgagagaagagcagaacacaTGTCTGACTGCAGTCTGACTGATACATTATTAATGTGCTTTAATTGCAGGTTATTTAAGGAAAGCTCCAGAACACCGCAGGATGGTCTCTACTGCTTCAGGAACTCAGGAACAAAGACATCAAAGGTAcaaaatgcatttacatttacattttagtcatttagcagacgctcttatccagagcgacttacagttagtgcatttatcttaagacagctaggtgggataaccacatatcacaggcatagtaaatacacttttcctcaataaagtagctatcagcaaagtcagggGGGTCGAGGTGAGGAGGGGGATTCTTTGAAGTGTTAGGGTTTCAGGTGCTTTTCGCACCAACACATGCTGTGATGCATAAACATCTAGGGATTCACCACACATCACACAGTGATAATTGAAAGGAAACTGGTTTAGTGAATAATGTACATTTGTTCTCATTGAATAAGGTGCTGGTGGTGTGGGATGTGAGTGTGTGCAAGGCCAGAAACTACCGGCTCTTTGAGGAGGTCAGAACCACTGTCTTTACCTTCTCTGTCTACCAGGTCGATTGTCTGACAAAATCAATATTACAATGGAGGATTCCAGTACTATCTCTGTGTTGTTTGATGTTAATTTCATTGTGTTTGTTTATGGTTTAGGACTCCCGGGTGTTCTTGGAGTTAGAGATGACATTTCCCTCCCTGTCAGCCCTAGTGGAGCACTACCATAGCCACCCTCTACCCAATCACGGCTCTCTGTGTCTGCAGAAGCCATATGGTTACATCGTGCCAAGGTGACCCCGCCATGACCCCATCCTGAGGTCACGGCCTCATCTGCCCATATGGAGCCTCTCCTCTTTGGCGTCTACCATGGTTCTGCCACTGTAATGAACTACAGTAGAAACCTACTACAACAGAAACACAGCCACAGTGTCCACTGTAAAGCAAGGCAGATTGTTGCATCTCTGTAACAGAG
This window encodes:
- the LOC121573892 gene encoding SH3 domain-binding protein 2 isoform X1 — its product is MAVSVRKKKLFVLASKPSVRMCWERDIINMTSVEVSWPVPMRAIGAQNLLTMPGGVCHSGYVHKKGGSQFSLMKWPLRYLIIHKGCVYYFKSSTSPAPQGAFSLNGYNRVMRAAEETTSSNVFPFKIVHFSKKHRTWYFSAASEDERRKWMRNLRKEIDHYNDRRDSHVSSDSESDADSFYGSIECPMDITHAPDDPEGNYMLEDEEDDEDDYEKPDSPATSTGRPTVPPPSYPPPPVPCQFRMESMSGFCKGLPPPVPAPNRSTTSPLPKKPPAPLPPPKLGEVSHNQHGHKDIPNKGPPRPPPTHLKPSSERSAWSPKSPIHPPPPMASLKMQAMMGQISISTIPGGKHKDRMPPVPVTLQSPATLSICSDLERKMVLHSSPSPPGCRGNNPSHIPSMPNHCLSSRPAPDLPPQALPALNHTKPGLYKPPLVPKLPCPAVKPKLPRGSAQRSSPDGQSFRTTVDEVPASFRKSRDPSKDTDDDSDEDYENMQLPDSVFMDTTETTNIEKLFKESSRTPQDGLYCFRNSGTKTSKVLVVWDVSVCKARNYRLFEEDSRVFLELEMTFPSLSALVEHYHSHPLPNHGSLCLQKPYGYIVPR
- the LOC121573892 gene encoding SH3 domain-binding protein 2 isoform X3, whose translation is MIIDKRRNQRNMTSVEVSWPVPMRAIGAQNLLTMPGGVCHSGYVHKKGGSQFSLMKWPLRYLIIHKGCVYYFKSSTSPAPQGAFSLNGYNRVMRAAEETTSSNVFPFKIVHFSKKHRTWYFSAASEDERRKWMRNLRKEIDHYNDRRDSHVSSDSESDADSFYGSIECPMDITHAPDDPEGNYMLEDEEDDEDDYEKPDSPATSTGRPTVPPPSYPPPPVPCQFRMESMSGFCKGLPPPVPAPNRSTTSPLPKKPPAPLPPPKLGEVSHNQHGHKDIPNKGPPRPPPTHLKPSSERSAWSPKSPIHPPPPMASLKMQAMMGQISISTIPGGKHKDRMPPVPVTLQSPATLSICSDLERKMVLHSSPSPPGCRGNNPSHIPSMPNHCLSSRPAPDLPPQALPALNHTKPGLYKPPLVPKLPCPAVKPKLPRGSAQRSSPDGQSFRTTVDEVPASFRKSRDPSKDTDDDSDEDYENMQLPDSVFMDTTETTNIEKLFKESSRTPQDGLYCFRNSGTKTSKVLVVWDVSVCKARNYRLFEEDSRVFLELEMTFPSLSALVEHYHSHPLPNHGSLCLQKPYGYIVPR
- the LOC121573892 gene encoding SH3 domain-binding protein 2 isoform X2 gives rise to the protein MAVSVRKKKLFVLASKPSVRMCWERDIINMTSVEVSWPVPMRAIGAQNLLTMPGGVCHSGYVHKKGGSQFSLMKWPLRYLIIHKGCVYYFKSSTSPAPQGAFSLNGYNRVMRAAEETTSSNVFPFKIVHFSKKHRTWYFSAASEDERRKWMRNLRKEIDHYNDRRDSHVSSDSESDADSFYGSIECPMDITHAPDDPEGNYMLEDEEDDEDDYEKPDSPATSTGRPTVPPPSYPPPPVPCQFRMESMSGFCKGLPPPVPAPNRSTTSPLPKKPPAPLPPPKLGEVSHNQHGHKDIPNKGPPRPPPTHLKPSSERSAWSPKSPIHPPPPMASLKMQAMMGQISISTIPGGKHKDRMPPVPVTLQSPATLSICSDLERKMVLHSSPSPPGCRGNNPSHIPSMPNHCLSSRPAPDLPPQALPALNHTKPGLYKPPLVPKLPCPAVKPKLPRGSAQSSPDGQSFRTTVDEVPASFRKSRDPSKDTDDDSDEDYENMQLPDSVFMDTTETTNIEKLFKESSRTPQDGLYCFRNSGTKTSKVLVVWDVSVCKARNYRLFEEDSRVFLELEMTFPSLSALVEHYHSHPLPNHGSLCLQKPYGYIVPR
- the LOC121573892 gene encoding SH3 domain-binding protein 2 isoform X4 yields the protein MTSVEVSWPVPMRAIGAQNLLTMPGGVCHSGYVHKKGGSQFSLMKWPLRYLIIHKGCVYYFKSSTSPAPQGAFSLNGYNRVMRAAEETTSSNVFPFKIVHFSKKHRTWYFSAASEDERRKWMRNLRKEIDHYNDRRDSHVSSDSESDADSFYGSIECPMDITHAPDDPEGNYMLEDEEDDEDDYEKPDSPATSTGRPTVPPPSYPPPPVPCQFRMESMSGFCKGLPPPVPAPNRSTTSPLPKKPPAPLPPPKLGEVSHNQHGHKDIPNKGPPRPPPTHLKPSSERSAWSPKSPIHPPPPMASLKMQAMMGQISISTIPGGKHKDRMPPVPVTLQSPATLSICSDLERKMVLHSSPSPPGCRGNNPSHIPSMPNHCLSSRPAPDLPPQALPALNHTKPGLYKPPLVPKLPCPAVKPKLPRGSAQRSSPDGQSFRTTVDEVPASFRKSRDPSKDTDDDSDEDYENMQLPDSVFMDTTETTNIEKLFKESSRTPQDGLYCFRNSGTKTSKVLVVWDVSVCKARNYRLFEEDSRVFLELEMTFPSLSALVEHYHSHPLPNHGSLCLQKPYGYIVPR